A DNA window from Choloepus didactylus isolate mChoDid1 chromosome 9, mChoDid1.pri, whole genome shotgun sequence contains the following coding sequences:
- the LOC119544925 gene encoding potential E3 ubiquitin-protein ligase ariadne-2-like isoform X2, whose product MSLTKTEDSEPPLRFVNSRDEITGDEYDGTQRVQMSCGHGVDPGSLTAWCRSLIDQGHFKLHCPADVNGGRCGAEWSYPEVRRCALLDDAEQGEFERKLALTAARLYCDFKECPRCKSLVERKDLSHLRVLCTICSASQGKTYEFCWQCLRAWKGSGTPSDHCANQGCTDPNLQVLATCVTKDLPGSEIRGCPSTRACPTCGLLIEHKDKCKYVLCARCHVEFCFACLDAASTCKAAKGGAWYQWCAKPLAPRQTRIPVWSRKD is encoded by the exons ATGAGCCTCACTAAGACAGAGGACTCCGAGCCGCCGCTCAGGTTCGTGAACAGCAGAGACGAGATCACAG GGGACGAGTATGACGGAACCCAGAGGGTGCAGATGAGCTGCGGGCACGGCGTGGACCCCGGCAGTCTGACGGCCTGGTGCCGCAGCCTCATCGACCAG GGCCACTTCAAGCTCCACTGCCCTGCCGATGTCAACGGGGGCAGGTGTGGGGCCGAGTGGTCCTACCCGGAGGTGCGCCGCTGTGCCCTGCTGGACGACGCAGAGCAGGGAGAGTTTGAGCGGAAACTGGCCCTGACTGCGGCGAGACTCTACTGTGACTTTAAGGAG TGCCCGCGCTGCAAGAGCCTGGTGGAGCGCAAGGACCTGAGCCACCTCCGGGTGCTGTGCACGATCTGCTCCGCCTCGCAGGGGAAGACCTACGAGTTCTGCTGGCAGTGCCTGCGGGCCTGGAAGGGGTCGGGCACGCCCTCTGACCACTGCGCCAACCAGGGCTGCACGGACCCCAACCTGCAGGTCCTGGCCACCTGCGTCACCAAGGACCTCCCTGGCAGCGAGATCCGAGGCTGCCCGTCCACCCGGGCCTGCCCCACCTGCGGGCTGCTCATCGAGCACAAGGACAAGTGCAAGTACGTGCTGTGCGCCCGCTGCCACGTGGAGTTCTGCTTCGCCTGCCTGGACGCGGCGTCCACCTGCAAGGCTGCCAAGGGTGGGGCCTGGTACCAGTGGTGCGCCAAGCCCCTGGCCCCACGGCAGACCCGCATCCCCGTGTGGAGCCGCAAGGACTGA
- the LOC119544923 gene encoding potential E3 ubiquitin-protein ligase ariadne-2-like isoform X2, with protein MSLSKTEDSEPPLRFVNSRDEITGDEYDGTQRVQMSCGHGVDPGSLTAWCRSLIDQGRFKLHCPADVNGGKCEAEWSYPEVRRCALLDDAEQGEFERKLALTAARLYCDFKECPRCKSLVERKDLSHLRVLCTICSASQGKTYEFCWQCLRAWKGSGTPSDHCANQGCTDPNLQVLATCVTKDLPGSEIRGCPSTRACPTCGLLIEHKDKCKYVLCARCHVEFCFACLDAASTCKAAKGGAWYQWCAKPLAPRQTRIPVWSRQEQTQLPQAFRGMCRPS; from the exons GGGACGAGTATGACGGAACCCAGAGGGTGCAGATGAGCTGCGGGCACGGCGTGGACCCCGGCAGTCTGACGGCCTGGTGCCGCAGCCTCATCGACCAG GGCCGCTTCAAGCTCCACTGCCCTGCCGATGTCAACGGGGGCAAGTGTGAGGCCGAGTGGTCCTACCCGGAGGTGCGCCGCTGTGCCCTGCTGGACGACGCAGAGCAGGGAGAGTTTGAGCGGAAACTGGCCCTGACTGCGGCGAGACTCTACTGTGACTTTAAGGAG TGCCCGCGCTGCAAGAGCCTGGTGGAGCGCAAGGACCTGAGCCACCTCCGGGTGCTGTGCACGATCTGCTCCGCCTCGCAGGGGAAGACCTACGAGTTCTGCTGGCAGTGCCTGCGGGCCTGGAAGGGGTCGGGCACGCCCTCTGACCACTGCGCCAACCAGGGCTGCACGGACCCCAACCTGCAGGTCCTGGCCACCTGCGTCACCAAGGACCTCCCTGGCAGCGAGATCCGAGGCTGCCCGTCCACCCGGGCCTGCCCCACCTGCGGGCTGCTCATCGAGCACAAGGACAAGTGCAAGTACGTGCTGTGCGCCCGCTGCCACGTGGAGTTCTGCTTCGCCTGCCTGGACGCGGCATCCACCTGCAAGGCCGCCAAGGGTGGGGCCTGGTACCAGTGGTGCGCCAAGCCCCTGGCCCCACGGCAGACCCGCATCCCCGTGTGGAGCCGACAAGAACAGACACAGTTACCCCAGGCTTTCAGAGGGATGTGCCGACCATCGTGA
- the LOC119544925 gene encoding probable E3 ubiquitin-protein ligase RNF144A-A isoform X3: MSCGHGVDPGSLTAWCRSLIDQDRDPQTCPVSCRPSQGHFKLHCPADVNGGRCGAEWSYPEVRRCALLDDAEQGEFERKLALTAARLYCDFKECPRCKSLVERKDLSHLRVLCTICSASQGKTYEFCWQCLRAWKGSGTPSDHCANQGCTDPNLQVLATCVTKDLPGSEIRGCPSTRACPTCGLLIEHKDKCKYVLCARCHVEFCFACLDAASTCKAAKGGAWYQWCAKPLAPRQTRIPVWSRKD; this comes from the exons ATGAGCTGCGGGCACGGCGTGGACCCCGGCAGTCTGACGGCCTGGTGCCGCAGCCTCATCGACCAG GACAGAGACCCCCAGACGTGCCCTGTGTCCTGCCGTCCTTCCCAGGGCCACTTCAAGCTCCACTGCCCTGCCGATGTCAACGGGGGCAGGTGTGGGGCCGAGTGGTCCTACCCGGAGGTGCGCCGCTGTGCCCTGCTGGACGACGCAGAGCAGGGAGAGTTTGAGCGGAAACTGGCCCTGACTGCGGCGAGACTCTACTGTGACTTTAAGGAG TGCCCGCGCTGCAAGAGCCTGGTGGAGCGCAAGGACCTGAGCCACCTCCGGGTGCTGTGCACGATCTGCTCCGCCTCGCAGGGGAAGACCTACGAGTTCTGCTGGCAGTGCCTGCGGGCCTGGAAGGGGTCGGGCACGCCCTCTGACCACTGCGCCAACCAGGGCTGCACGGACCCCAACCTGCAGGTCCTGGCCACCTGCGTCACCAAGGACCTCCCTGGCAGCGAGATCCGAGGCTGCCCGTCCACCCGGGCCTGCCCCACCTGCGGGCTGCTCATCGAGCACAAGGACAAGTGCAAGTACGTGCTGTGCGCCCGCTGCCACGTGGAGTTCTGCTTCGCCTGCCTGGACGCGGCGTCCACCTGCAAGGCTGCCAAGGGTGGGGCCTGGTACCAGTGGTGCGCCAAGCCCCTGGCCCCACGGCAGACCCGCATCCCCGTGTGGAGCCGCAAGGACTGA
- the LOC119544923 gene encoding potential E3 ubiquitin-protein ligase ariadne-2-like isoform X1: protein MSLSKTEDSEPPLRFVNSRDEITGDEYDGTQRVQMSCGHGVDPGSLTAWCRSLIDQDRDPQTCPVSCRPFQGRFKLHCPADVNGGKCEAEWSYPEVRRCALLDDAEQGEFERKLALTAARLYCDFKECPRCKSLVERKDLSHLRVLCTICSASQGKTYEFCWQCLRAWKGSGTPSDHCANQGCTDPNLQVLATCVTKDLPGSEIRGCPSTRACPTCGLLIEHKDKCKYVLCARCHVEFCFACLDAASTCKAAKGGAWYQWCAKPLAPRQTRIPVWSRQEQTQLPQAFRGMCRPS, encoded by the exons GGGACGAGTATGACGGAACCCAGAGGGTGCAGATGAGCTGCGGGCACGGCGTGGACCCCGGCAGTCTGACGGCCTGGTGCCGCAGCCTCATCGACCAG GACAGAGACCCCCAGACGTGCCCTGTGTCCTGCCGTCCTTTCCAGGGCCGCTTCAAGCTCCACTGCCCTGCCGATGTCAACGGGGGCAAGTGTGAGGCCGAGTGGTCCTACCCGGAGGTGCGCCGCTGTGCCCTGCTGGACGACGCAGAGCAGGGAGAGTTTGAGCGGAAACTGGCCCTGACTGCGGCGAGACTCTACTGTGACTTTAAGGAG TGCCCGCGCTGCAAGAGCCTGGTGGAGCGCAAGGACCTGAGCCACCTCCGGGTGCTGTGCACGATCTGCTCCGCCTCGCAGGGGAAGACCTACGAGTTCTGCTGGCAGTGCCTGCGGGCCTGGAAGGGGTCGGGCACGCCCTCTGACCACTGCGCCAACCAGGGCTGCACGGACCCCAACCTGCAGGTCCTGGCCACCTGCGTCACCAAGGACCTCCCTGGCAGCGAGATCCGAGGCTGCCCGTCCACCCGGGCCTGCCCCACCTGCGGGCTGCTCATCGAGCACAAGGACAAGTGCAAGTACGTGCTGTGCGCCCGCTGCCACGTGGAGTTCTGCTTCGCCTGCCTGGACGCGGCATCCACCTGCAAGGCCGCCAAGGGTGGGGCCTGGTACCAGTGGTGCGCCAAGCCCCTGGCCCCACGGCAGACCCGCATCCCCGTGTGGAGCCGACAAGAACAGACACAGTTACCCCAGGCTTTCAGAGGGATGTGCCGACCATCGTGA
- the LOC119544925 gene encoding probable E3 ubiquitin-protein ligase RNF144A-A isoform X1, with protein MSLTKTEDSEPPLRFVNSRDEITGDEYDGTQRVQMSCGHGVDPGSLTAWCRSLIDQDRDPQTCPVSCRPSQGHFKLHCPADVNGGRCGAEWSYPEVRRCALLDDAEQGEFERKLALTAARLYCDFKECPRCKSLVERKDLSHLRVLCTICSASQGKTYEFCWQCLRAWKGSGTPSDHCANQGCTDPNLQVLATCVTKDLPGSEIRGCPSTRACPTCGLLIEHKDKCKYVLCARCHVEFCFACLDAASTCKAAKGGAWYQWCAKPLAPRQTRIPVWSRKD; from the exons ATGAGCCTCACTAAGACAGAGGACTCCGAGCCGCCGCTCAGGTTCGTGAACAGCAGAGACGAGATCACAG GGGACGAGTATGACGGAACCCAGAGGGTGCAGATGAGCTGCGGGCACGGCGTGGACCCCGGCAGTCTGACGGCCTGGTGCCGCAGCCTCATCGACCAG GACAGAGACCCCCAGACGTGCCCTGTGTCCTGCCGTCCTTCCCAGGGCCACTTCAAGCTCCACTGCCCTGCCGATGTCAACGGGGGCAGGTGTGGGGCCGAGTGGTCCTACCCGGAGGTGCGCCGCTGTGCCCTGCTGGACGACGCAGAGCAGGGAGAGTTTGAGCGGAAACTGGCCCTGACTGCGGCGAGACTCTACTGTGACTTTAAGGAG TGCCCGCGCTGCAAGAGCCTGGTGGAGCGCAAGGACCTGAGCCACCTCCGGGTGCTGTGCACGATCTGCTCCGCCTCGCAGGGGAAGACCTACGAGTTCTGCTGGCAGTGCCTGCGGGCCTGGAAGGGGTCGGGCACGCCCTCTGACCACTGCGCCAACCAGGGCTGCACGGACCCCAACCTGCAGGTCCTGGCCACCTGCGTCACCAAGGACCTCCCTGGCAGCGAGATCCGAGGCTGCCCGTCCACCCGGGCCTGCCCCACCTGCGGGCTGCTCATCGAGCACAAGGACAAGTGCAAGTACGTGCTGTGCGCCCGCTGCCACGTGGAGTTCTGCTTCGCCTGCCTGGACGCGGCGTCCACCTGCAAGGCTGCCAAGGGTGGGGCCTGGTACCAGTGGTGCGCCAAGCCCCTGGCCCCACGGCAGACCCGCATCCCCGTGTGGAGCCGCAAGGACTGA